Genomic window (Hippoglossus stenolepis isolate QCI-W04-F060 chromosome 11, HSTE1.2, whole genome shotgun sequence):
atttaaacatttgcagAAGCAGAAAATACCATTAAGCTCCACAATATGCTGTAAAACTGGTAATGAGGGAAACTGTTATAAAAGGAGGGAACGACGTCCGCACGGTTTTGTTTCCGGTCGGACTTTTTACAAGACGAACCAAGTGCAACAGTGATAGACgtctactttattttttaatgtagcTGTATATGCCTAGTTCacagtttcttttaaattagTAAATAGAATAAGTTTCACAGGAAGAGCTAAAACAACCGAGACGGAGGCTAACCTACGCTAACGAGGTGAACTAACTAGCGTTACCCTCATGGACAAGCAGCAGTGTGTTCAGTAGCAGTGCTAACTCAAGTTTAGCTAATATTAGTATTATTGCTATCCGTTTGATTTCTTTTTACCTCTTTGCttcttttattctattatttttagtctctctgttgtttaaaatgtcccTGTACAGCACACTGTAtttacctctgtgtatgaaatgtgctttataactagaaagagagagaagaagaatgaaaacatatatatatacaataacaTCAGTTAAAAATTCAAAATCAAGGGAATAAGCACTGAtaatattttcagtgtttttaaattccCCTGTACTGATAGAAAAAAAGGGATAATTgggatttttctctttcaatctTTAACTCAAACATTTTAGAAGGAAAAATCTTTAACAAAGttgaaacacaatcacacaatgaATCAGAAACAGACACGTAGGAAGAAAACTAGACCATCTTTCCTCTCAGGTTTGTTGTATCCAGCCTTTTAGATACATAGGAGATGTTTGTGGTCACAtttatgaaaacacaatcaTGAGGGATGTGATTTATAACAAATCATCGTGTTAGCTCCTGGTAAGAACAGACAGATGTgagctctctgtgtctctctttgcaGTCATGATCCTGGTGGACCCCAGTCTGTACATTGGCACCGCGGCCGATCTCAATGACAGGCAGGCACTGGCTGATGCCGCTGTCACTCATGTCCTGTCTGTGGACTCTGTCGACCCCACCCCTCAGCTTCCCGCTGATGGTGCCTTCTGCATGAAGTGGGTCAACGTTTTAGATgaggtgacctctgacctcctgagTCACCTGGACGACTGCTACCTGTTCATTCAGGAGGCTGTGGTTGGAGGTGGGACTGTCATTGTTCACTGGtaagggtcagaggtcaacggGAAGACCTAAAGTTTGGCTCTGTTGGTTTTTCCTCAATAATGTCTTTTGTATTCCTTGATCTATTTCTAGCCAGTTTTTATGGTGACGTATGTTACCAAATATCCATAAAATATGTCCACACCACAAAGGTTTTAGGGAATTGAATTAAAATACTCCATTATAAGGAAAAgtcctgcatttaaaatgtacttgtcAGAAGTATTGtcagaaaaatgtacttaaaatatcaaaaataaaagcagtcaCTTTCAGATACAGTTATGAATTAGtttgataaatatgaaatccaTGCTGCATGGCAGAGGTTTTCAAACAGTTTCTGGTGATGCTCAGTGAATGgaagtgaaataataatacattatcTATCGCTAGTTATCAAAAGGAGATGACATAGAActgcctgaatgtgtgtgatctCGTTAAAGAAATAGTTCAGAGATACAGTAGCTTTGGGAAATTTTACTGTTTCCCCCACTTTCTCAGAGTtagacatttattaaaaaaaacctcagaCAAAAGCTTTCTCATATTATGTGAAGTCCCAAGTTTTGTCAAGCAAACAATATTTGTTTCTCTATCCAGCCAGAAATTAAGCGAAACTAGGCATGTAAACTATTGTGGGGTGAGGAGGTACCTTTTTCCAAAGTTTGTGTGAGGGGAGGCTCACAGCCTCAAACTTTGAAACCCCTGCTGTACGGTAAACAAAAAACCAACAAGgcatttgactgtgtgtgtgtgcgtgtgtgtctcagtcAGGCTGGTCGAAGTCGAAGTGCAACCATTGTGACTGCTTATCTAATGAAGAGACACCAGCTGGGCTTCATAGAGGCTTATCACAAACTGAAGAGTGTCAAACAGGATGTACAgtaagtgtgtttctgtgtgtcagcgCTTTCTCATTAATTAGCTTAAATCACTGATGTTACTTTTCCCCATTGGTGTTCTTTATTTGTAGTATTTTGTATTCTGTAACTGTTTCTTCCTATCTACACGGGCTAAAACTTTCGTCTTGACAGAGATCGTATTAGAACGTAATGGTGTTGATGTGGCCTGAAAGTTTTTCTGTTGTGGGTTTTTACACTTTCAGCCTTTAAGTGATCAAATAACTTGGGTGAAGTGAGTTTTTATGAGAGAATTGACAGAATGGTTGGACATGTCATTATTATGAGAGGCAGATGGGGACATTGACAGCTGCTGATGTATTTCAGGGTCAACAGTGGTTTTGAGGAGCAGTTGTATCTTTATGAGGCCATGAAGTGTGAAGTGGACGCCTCCAGTCCTCTGTACAAACAATACAGACTGAGCAAGATCACTGAGAAGTTCCCTGGTAAACGCACACATTACAGacagttttctttcatcattatttgattattgattgtgtgtgtgtgtgtgtgtgtgtgtgtgtgtgtgtgtgtgtgtgtgtgtgtgtgtgtgtgtgtgtgtgtgtgtgtgtgtgtgtgtgtgtgtgtgtgtgtgtgtgtgtgtgtgtgtgtgtgtgtgtgtgtgtgtgtgtagagttgCAGCAAGTTCCCAGGGAGCTGTTTGCCGTTGACCCTGCCCACTCCAGCTCCTCTGAAGTGTCCTATCGCTGCAGGAAATGCAGGTGACAAGTGCAAAAGTTTATACAGTGGCTGAATGTGGGGAGGTTTTATAATGAAGGTGATTCATGTTGTATAGGAATATTTAAAGACCTTAAATAAGAAACTTTActgtatttgtcattttcttcctGAATTATGATGGTGACAACCTTTCCGTCTGCAAagaattgtattattttacaaataagCTGCTTCAGATTTCATTTTGTCATCACTACAGCATTTCTCACAGAATTATTCTAATCTATGGCTGTAACGGAGGCACATGTGCATGAAGGTCACTCTCATGCGCAACAGAttcagagtgaaagagaagttctcgggtgagagagagagcgagaactTCATTtatgccacaactgcagctgaaactatgaggtcgtctgactgtctgcatggacggTTAAAACGTTCTTGATCATAATTCGCAATTTCATGACAGCACCAGCAAGATTTCTTAATGTCAttatgagaaatgtaaaaaaaaagagattcattatgaaactgtggtggtacaaattaacatgttttgagctgccacagtctagatgATGAATGGAAACCACTGCAGCATGTTTAAAGGAATAAttgaacattttgggaaatgcacAGCCTGACTccagctctctcctctgcagacgaACTCTGTTCCGTGGCTCCAGTATTCTCAGTCACCCAGTAGGAGAAGGAGCGACAGCCTTTGCTCACAAGAGGTTCAGTAACCTCACTGGTAAGATAATACCTGGTGATACACTCAGAGGTAGACAGACAGCATGAGGTGAAAGGGACAGGAGCACGGAGGTTGTCTGAaaaccaatcagcagcagcggtggctgtGATGTCAtatctgaacacacagacacgatgcacacatttttgtgttcagtgtgagtTTCCATGTTTAGATTTCAATTTGCAAATAAACATCCATGACTCCACTtagaaatagaagaaaaaaacacactcatgatAGCTCCAGGACTTACCTGAGAATTTGTATATGTTTAGGTTTTCTTCAAATCGTGCTGATTAGTCAACGTGCAAACAAATCTGGAGAGGGAGCTGTGGGAAGTCTACTGAATTTGGCAGTAGCTCATGGCTATGTTAACCACTACTAGAGTTGCAAGACACTTTCATCAGATGAATTATGATGTATCCTTCCCTGATTCATCACGGCCCGATCACGTCACCCTCCTCTAGAAGGAAACGAACAGTGTCAACCTCCAgcagtgaatgcaacatgtATAACTCATTACAAGGGTTGCTTATGTcgtatatttaagcagcagtgatgttgaagatgatgatgaaggaatctccgcggacaccgttcttgtttgtataataaggtttattacacagaagttacaggtcaggacaggTACCTAGGTATACCCGGAGACGTTCTCGGCCAATGAAGAAGTCTACCTCGCCGGTGCCGGACAAGCCTTCATATAGGGAAGTTGTTTCCGCCCcggaaataagataaaatgacGTCATACATAGGGGCCTCTAATACAAAACATGCTTCCTACTTAAAGATGGAAATCCCTCTatctaacaggtcaaagagaGTTTCTCCAGGTCAAAGAGAACTTAACGAGTATCATATCGAATAATAATTAGATTCATCTGAGAGTCAGGAAACGAGGGGCCCCCTAACCATGAACATGTCATTAACGAGGGGCCCCCTAATCATGAACATGTCATTAACAATCTATGTTAGCTGAATACACCACACTTACTTTTCAGTGTTCATAGTATCTTCTGCATCTAAGCAACCCTCTGCGTTCTGTTGACCCCCACATACACAAGACCAGTGTGCATTGATCGTCATGTGATGTGCATGTTGATATGGACGGAAGTTGTTTCTGATATGCAGCTAGGACTGAGATAGTTTACATTAATGACCAAATATGACTAAATATGACAATAATatttgaaaattatattgtaaatcaatgtaagtcagtTTTTCACTTAATGGTGTCACATGGGGAAGTTGTAATAAcgaaataaaatgtgttgtctAGGAGACGTCCAGTGTACATCTTACTTCATTGAACCAGTGCAGTGGATGGAACAAGCTTTAATTGGGGTGATGGATGGACAGGTACTAtctcacactaacacacacacacacacaatcctaaaaccaagtcttaaccctgaaGAACATACTAAAATGTCCTTTGAGGCATAGATCCACAGATCCACATGTCCCAGTTGGTTTTGTGATCTGTACTGACCGTTTGCggtttctcttctctctctccatgtgtgtgtttttatgtgtgtagcTGCTGTGTCCTAAGTGTAGCTCTAAGATGGGCTCTTTCAACTGGTGTGGGGATCAGTGTTCGTGTGGCCGCTGGGTCACCCCCGCCTTCCAGCTGCACCGCAACAGAGTGGACGAGATCCGACCGCTGAACATGCAGATATAAGAGCAGGTCTTTACCCCTCAAACAGCCTGTGAAAGTGTAGAAATCATGTAGAAATGTCAAACTCTCCTCACTGCCGATCAAACCAGTCCCACATACGAGAAGATGATTAAActaacacctacacacaaatgagaaaaagaaagcaatTAAATACAATCTGTAAAttctagtttaaaaaaaagggacgTTTTGTACAGCTAATTTTCAAGGGCACTTTAGCCTGAAGTTTCTTAATGTCTGGTATGACATGTGAAAGTTTTGTCTGTAAATATCCCAAAAATAATATCACAAAACTGCTCTGTTTCTGTTACTGAGTAAATTCATCTGCAATGTTACACGTGTGGAGAATTATTTCAGGAACATTTATGTCAATTGCTCAAtatataattgtgtgtgtgtgtttgtttgtagggGCATATCAATATTTCACAGAGGTCCCGTAAACATCAGCTCTCTTTTAAATATCAGTCAGTTAACATGTCCTTAGCATTTATTAGTtctttctgatttatttttaaattcacataaaTCACAATGTTAGCGTAGCTTTACTGAAACTTCCTTCTAGTTATAGAGTACACAAACAGAATGTGTTTAATAATCTACTCAAAGACCGTAGTGGGAATATGAGCCTTGTCCATGACGAGTGTGCTCTCCGCTCCTAacctaaaaaactaaacaagtaCAGACAGAACAGTAACCATCAGCCAATTGGGACTGAAGTCCATAATGGTCCCAGTCAAGCCCCAAACtacaatgtaaatgtgaaagTGCATAGTCTTAATGATTCAGgcatgttgaaaaataaatgtataactaTTTAACATATATTTCACAAATGGCTCCAACACAGAAAATTCTAGCTCCTTCCACCTGATGGTGTAGTTTGATTCAGATCCAGGCTGAGAGAAGAACTGATGGATCCAACACAAAGATCACACAAAGATTTGTTCTGGACTGTCCTGACAGgcagagattttaaaaacagattataTTCTTCAAATGACAGTATTTTGTATGACTGTGGCCAATATAAACTGACGTGAACCAGTCAGAATGATTAATACTCATATTTTCACTGACTTGAGTTCAAGGATATTCATGTTTTCTAATGTTGAATCAAggttggacatccacaggtgcaggctgtctcaatcaatcaatcaaattttatttgtatagcccatattcccaaatcacagtttgtctcatagggctttaacatggtgtgacatcctctgcccttaaccctcaacaagagtaaggaaaaactacaaaaaaaaccttcaacagggtaaaaagaaggtagaaacctcacagagagccacatgtgaggatccctctcccaggacggacagaagtgcaatagatgtcaagtgtaaaggagaacatcatcaagataaaggttttagcagcattgataagggtaaacattttgaagcataactgaaggtcaatgaattgacggattattgtcagtaatggtcgagtatctgaggagaaatactatatatcaagcagtcctgctgcaatcatagtctatggtcagcagccagcacgatcatgatccaccatcaggatcggatgccactatagtccacagacattgtccactgccgccattacgatccaccatcagctgccacctcgatcgtggtccaccaccactatcagatgccaacacgatacaggatccgccattattatcatggtcagccagcacgatacagaatccgctatactggatccaccattacgaactctgatacgcgatccacagatcatgatccacgatgtggccacagctgggGCCCTGGACATGTCTGAGTCACCAAGAggaaaaatcaacacaaatacacagatatgtaaagtcatacacgtgccaggttaactccttcacagacttttacatggtaaaaataaaaagtttattacttcaaagttcatcagatcataatcacttcacttcagcttaggaaataggtggtggacatcagcctcaggttctctatgtgactgtctattgtagtaaagttacacttcctataatttatttatatttgacaaacaaatacattattctgcatgtctacttatttaacacacaaatgacagattcagtaaagtctgcctaatattaaagatgtaaaaactgaatgtagcagacaagtttagttttcactgtaacacgttacaacacatcaacaccaatactctgaataaagagctttaggagatgccaggtacagagacactgATACCTGCTAATCACtactaacacataaataaaataccgtattttacttaccacagaaaACCGTGTGATTCATCCGATATGTATGGAGGCCCATCTccgccactgtgatgaagaaaataataatcctGTATCTCATTATAATGACtaagtatctcataattatgacttaatATCCCATGTTTAAACACCATGTGCACACATTCCCCTGCTTCATACAACACGTGTGGGACAGGCTGAATAAATTCAGCCTAAATTCCTCAACCCTCCAGCCCCATCCTCAAACCCGTACGCGGGAAGCCGCCTGGCTTGGGGAGGACCCCGCAGCCTCCAGAAAGCTTCTGCTGTGGGTGGCAGATGTCGGAGCAGGAACCCCCCTCCTCTACGGCCTGTTCACAGGCACCACCCTCCAGCCCCATCCACAAACCCTTACGTGGGAAGCCACCTGGCGTTTGGAGGACCCCGCAGCCTTAGGGAGAAAGTCTCTGCTGGGGGTGGCAGACGTCGGAGAGGGGGCGCTCACAACAGGAACCCCTCACCTCCAGTCCTGGCTGGGCCGCAGCCTCCAGTCCTGGCTGGGCCGCAGCCTCCCCCAGTCCTGTCCagcgccggagggtcccggcagacgccactcctgttccggcgtcgggggtctTTGCAGCGCTTCTTCCAGTTCCTGTTCtgcgccggagggtcccggctgacgtcactcctgttccggcgtcgggggtcctcgcagcgtctcctccagtccctgtcccgcgccggagggtcctggctgacgtcactcctgttccggcgtcgggggtcccggcagcAACCACGCCAGTCccagttcctgtcccgcgccggagggtcccggcagacgccactcctgttccggcgtcggggtcCCGGCAGCAACCACGCCAGTCccagttcctgtcccgcgccggagggtcccggcagacgccactcctgttccggtGTCGGGTGTCCTCGCAGCGCTTCTTCTAGTTCTTGTCCCacgccggagggtcccggctgacgtcactcctgttccgacgtcGGGGGTCCTCGCGGCGTATACTCCAGTTCCTGttccgcgccggagggtcccggctgacgtcactcctgttccggcgcGGGGTCCTCGCGCGATACCAGTTACTGTTCCCGCGGAGGTCGGCTGGCGTCACTCCcgttccggcgtcgggggtcccggcagcGACCACGCCAGTCCCGgttcctgtcccgcgccggagggtcctGGCAGGCGCGgctcctgttccggcgtcgggtGTCCTCGCAGCGCCTACTCCAGTTCCTGTTCCGCGCCGGAGTGTCCCGGCAGCCGCCACTCGTGTTTTGGCGTCGGCGATCCCGGCAGGCGCTACTTCCATTCCTGTTCtgcgccggagggtcccggctgacgtcacaCCGGTTCCAgcgtcgggggtcccggcagacgtCACACCTGTTACGGCGTCTGGGGTCCCGTCAGCGTCCCTGATCGGCCTCCGGGCCGTCCGCCTGAGGCTCCGTGCTTCGTCTCTGAC
Coding sequences:
- the LOC118117761 gene encoding dual specificity protein phosphatase 12; its protein translation is MILVDPSLYIGTAADLNDRQALADAAVTHVLSVDSVDPTPQLPADGAFCMKWVNVLDEVTSDLLSHLDDCYLFIQEAVVGGGTVIVHCQAGRSRSATIVTAYLMKRHQLGFIEAYHKLKSVKQDVQVNSGFEEQLYLYEAMKCEVDASSPLYKQYRLSKITEKFPELQQVPRELFAVDPAHSSSSEVSYRCRKCRRTLFRGSSILSHPVGEGATAFAHKRFSNLTGDVQCTSYFIEPVQWMEQALIGVMDGQLLCPKCSSKMGSFNWCGDQCSCGRWVTPAFQLHRNRVDEIRPLNMQI